In Streptomyces sp. NBC_00341, the DNA window GGGCCCGACCCCGGTCTCGGCCCTGATCCACGCCGCCACCATGGTGACCGCGGGCGTCTACCTCATCGTCCGGTCCGGCGCGATCTTCAACGCCGCCCCGGACGCCCAGTTGGTCGTCGTGGTCGTCGGCGCGGTCACCCTGATCTTCGGGGCGATCGTCGGTTGCGCGAAGGACGACATCAAGAAGGCCCTCGCCGGTTCGACGATGTCGCAGATCGGCTACATGATCCTGGCCGCCGGGCTCGGCCCGATCGGCTACGTCTTCGCGATCATGCACCTGGTGACGCACGGCTTCTTCAAGGCCGGGCTCTTCCTCGGCGCCGGTTCGGTCATGCACGGCATGAACGACGAGGTCGACATGAGGAAGTTCGGCGGCCTGCGGAAGTACATGCCCGTCACCTTCGTCACCTTCGGCCTCGGCTACCTCGCAATCATCGGCTTCCCCGGACTGTCCGGCTTCTTCTCCAAGGACAAGATCATCGAGGCGGCCTTCGCCAAGGGCGGCACCGAGGGCTGGATCCTCGGCGCGGTCACCCTGCTGGGCGCCGCGATCACCGCGTTCTACATGACGCGCGTGATGCTGCTGACGTTCTTCGGCGAGAAGCGCTGGGTCCCGGACGCGGAGGGCCACGAGCCGCATCCGCACGAGTCCCCGAAGTCCATGACGATCCCCATGATCGTGCTGGCCTTCGGCTCGGTCTTCGCCGGTGGCTTCTTCTCCATCGGGGACCGCTTCCTGCACTGGCTGGAGCCCGTCACCGGCCACAGCCACGGAGACGCCCCGGTCAGCGCGACCACCGTCACCGCCGCCACCATGGTGGTGCTGGTGATCGGAGTCGGCGTCGCCTGGCTGATGTACGGGCGCAAGCCCGTGCCCGCGGTCGCCCCGCGCGGCTCGCTGCTCACCCGGGCCGCCCGCCGCGATCTCCTCCAGGACGACTTCAACCACGTGGTCCTGGTCCGCGGCGGCGAGCACCTCACCCGCTCCCTGGTCTACGTGGACCACACCCTGGTCGACGGGGTCGTCAACGGCACGGCCGCCTCCATGGGCGGGCTCTCCGGCCGGCTGCGCAAGCTGCAGAACGGCTACGCCCGCTCCTACGCGGTCTCGATGTTCGGCGGTACGGCGGTTCTCATCGCCGCGACCCTGCTGATGAGGGCGGTCTGATCACATGTCCTTTCCCCTCCTGACAGCGACGGCGGTGCTCCCGGCGATCGGCGCGATCGCCACCGCCGCCGTCCCGGCCGCACGGCGCACCGCCGCCAAATGGCTGGCGCTGCTCTTCTCGCTGGGCACCCTGGTGCTCGCGGGCATCGTGCTCGCCCGCTTCGAACCCGGCGGCAGCCGCTTCCAGCTCACCGAATCGCACGCCTGGATCAAGGACTTCGGCGTCCGGTACGAACTCGGGGTGGACGGCATCGGGGTGGCGCTCATGGCGCTCACCGCGCTGCTCATGCCCTTCATCATCCTGGCGGGCTGGCACGACGCCGACCCCCTGGAGAACCAGAGCCGGCGCTGGCGGCCCACCCAGGGCTTCTTCGCCCTGATGCTGATGACCGAAGCGATGGTGATCCTCTCCTTCGAGGCCACCGACGTCTTCGTCTTCTACATCCTCTTCGAAGCCATGCTCATCCCGATGTACTTCCTCATCGGCGGCTTCGGCGACCGGGCCACCTCCTCCGCGGCAGCCGCCGCGGCCGGTGGCGGTGACGAGAACGCCGCGGCGCAACGCTCGTACGCGGCCGTGAAGTTCCTCCTCTACAACCTGGTCGGCGGCCTCATCATGCTGGCCGCGGTGATCGGGCTCTACACGGTCGCGGGGACGTTCTCGCTCTCCGAGATCGCCGAGGCCCGCGCCAACGGCACGTTCTCCATGGCGACCAGCACCGAGCGCTGGCTCTTCCTCGGGTTCTTCTTCGCCTTCGCGGTGAAGGCCCCGCTGTGGCCGCTGCACACCTGGCTGCCCAACGCCATGGGCGAGGCGACCTCCCCGGTCGCCGTGCTGCTCACCGCGGTCGTCGACAAGGTCGGCACCTTCGCGATGCTGCGCTTCTGCCTCCAGCTCTTCCCGGAGGCCAGCAAGTGGGCCACCCCGGTGATCCTGGTCCTGGCGCTGATCAGCATCGTGTACGGGGCGCTGCTCGCCGTCGGCCAGCGCGACATCAAGCGGCTGATCGCCTACGCGTCGATCTCGCACTTCGGCTTCATCGTCCTCGGCATCTTCGCGATGACGAGCCAGGGCCAGTCGGGCGCGACGCTCTACATGATCAACCACGGCATCTCGACGGCCGCGCTGATGCTGGTGGCGGGCTTCCTGATCACCCGGCGCGGCTCGCGGCTCATCTCCGACTACGGCGGAGTCCAGAAGGTGGCGCCGATCCTGGCCGGCACCTTCCTGATCGGCGGTCTGGCCACCCTGTCGCTGCCGGGGCTCGCCCCGTTCGTCAGTGAGTTCCTGGTCCTGGTCGGCGTGTTCTCCGCCTATCCGGTGGCCGGCATCATCGCCACCACCGGGATCGTGCTCGCCGCGATCTACGTCCTGGTGCTCTACCAGCGGACGATGACGGGACCGGTCAAGGCCGAGGTCCAGGGCATGACGGACCTCAAGGTCCGCGAGCTGGTGGTGGTCCTCCCGCTGATCGCACTGCTGATCTTCCTGGGCGTCTACCCGAAGCCGCTGACCGAGATCGTCAACCCCGCGGTGAAGCACACCATGTCGGACGTACAGAAGAAGGACCCGCAGCCCGAGGTGGAGGCCGTCAAGTGAGCGCAACAGCTGTCCACAGCCTGTGGACAATGGCGGGCGGGGTGACATCGGCCGCTCCTGACGAGAAGTTCAAGGCGCCGGTCATCGAGTACGCCCAGCTGACCCCGGTCCTGATCGTGATCGGAGTCGCCGTACTGGGAGTGCTCGTCGAGGCCTTCGTGCCGCGCCGGGCCCGCTACCACACGCAGATCTTCCTGACCGTCGTCGCGCTGGTCGCCGCGTTCGCCGCGGTGATCGGCCTGGCGGCCGACGGATACGGCACGACGAAGGCGCACATCGCCGCGATGGGGGCGGTCGCCATCGACGGGCCCGCCCTGTTCCTCCAGGGCACCATCCTGCTGACGTCGCTGGTCGCCGTGTTCACCTTCGCGGAGCGGCGGCTCGACCCCGCCTCGCACGGCAACCACGTCGACTCGTTCGCCGCGCAGGCCGCCTCCGTGCCCGGCAGCGACAGCGAGAAGGCCGCGGTCAAGGCCGGGTTCACCACCACAGAGGTCTTCCCGCTGATCCTCTTCTCGGTCGCGGGCATGCTGGTCTTCCCCGCGGCCAACGATCTGCTGACGCTCTTCG includes these proteins:
- the nuoL gene encoding NADH-quinone oxidoreductase subunit L; the protein is MENLIALLVAAPLLGAAVLLCGGRRLDRVGHYLGTLLAGASFVIGVVLFLDMLGKGADDRALHQKLFSWIPVEGFQADVAFQLDQLSMTFVLLITGVGTLIHIYSIGYMAHDERRRRFFGYLNLFLAAMLILVIADNYLLLYVGWEGVGLASYLLIGFWQHKPSAATAAKKAFLVNRVGDMGLSIAIMLMFTTFGTFAFGPVLAATDGASEGKLTAIGLMLLLAACGKSAQVPLQSWLGDAMEGPTPVSALIHAATMVTAGVYLIVRSGAIFNAAPDAQLVVVVVGAVTLIFGAIVGCAKDDIKKALAGSTMSQIGYMILAAGLGPIGYVFAIMHLVTHGFFKAGLFLGAGSVMHGMNDEVDMRKFGGLRKYMPVTFVTFGLGYLAIIGFPGLSGFFSKDKIIEAAFAKGGTEGWILGAVTLLGAAITAFYMTRVMLLTFFGEKRWVPDAEGHEPHPHESPKSMTIPMIVLAFGSVFAGGFFSIGDRFLHWLEPVTGHSHGDAPVSATTVTAATMVVLVIGVGVAWLMYGRKPVPAVAPRGSLLTRAARRDLLQDDFNHVVLVRGGEHLTRSLVYVDHTLVDGVVNGTAASMGGLSGRLRKLQNGYARSYAVSMFGGTAVLIAATLLMRAV
- a CDS encoding NADH-quinone oxidoreductase subunit M, with protein sequence MSFPLLTATAVLPAIGAIATAAVPAARRTAAKWLALLFSLGTLVLAGIVLARFEPGGSRFQLTESHAWIKDFGVRYELGVDGIGVALMALTALLMPFIILAGWHDADPLENQSRRWRPTQGFFALMLMTEAMVILSFEATDVFVFYILFEAMLIPMYFLIGGFGDRATSSAAAAAAGGGDENAAAQRSYAAVKFLLYNLVGGLIMLAAVIGLYTVAGTFSLSEIAEARANGTFSMATSTERWLFLGFFFAFAVKAPLWPLHTWLPNAMGEATSPVAVLLTAVVDKVGTFAMLRFCLQLFPEASKWATPVILVLALISIVYGALLAVGQRDIKRLIAYASISHFGFIVLGIFAMTSQGQSGATLYMINHGISTAALMLVAGFLITRRGSRLISDYGGVQKVAPILAGTFLIGGLATLSLPGLAPFVSEFLVLVGVFSAYPVAGIIATTGIVLAAIYVLVLYQRTMTGPVKAEVQGMTDLKVRELVVVLPLIALLIFLGVYPKPLTEIVNPAVKHTMSDVQKKDPQPEVEAVK